The sequence below is a genomic window from Marinitoga hydrogenitolerans DSM 16785.
GATGTTGAATATAATGAAAAATAAAAGTTTTCAAAGTTTTCTGGGTTTTCTTCAAGAGAATTAATCTTATTTGATAATTCTTGAATTACAGGATATTTAGCATTATATTCTTTGATAGCATTTATTAAATTATGTAAATCATTATTATCACCATATTTTAATGTTGAGAAAGTTAACGTTACCAATCCTCTTTTTACAGGATCATCTTCAACTCTTAAAACTTTTTTATATGGATTATATAAAGCATCACTTTGTGAAGCTCTAAATTCAGCTAAGCTTACACTTCCTTGGTCTCCCAATGAAGTTGAAGGAGCATTTTTTATATTAACCATAATTTCTGATTTAAAGTTTTTTGAAGTCCATTTAGGTGGCCATTGGGCTATTTCACTGCCCGTTTTAAATGAAGTCACAACCATCCACGCAAAAGGCATAGCCATAACTATTGCTCCACCTATAACCAAAAGATATATAATCAAAGTACCCATAGTATTTGTAAATTTTGACCAAGACATTATAAGACCCCCTTAAGAATCGTAATGGACGCGTTTTTTGCCAGCTACAAATTGTATAAATGTAAATATTAATATTATTCCAAATAATACATATGCAGCAGCACTTGCTTGTCCCATTCTTTGTTCACCATAGAATTTTTCAAAAACATAATAAACAACCGTTAAACCACTATTATTATATGGACCTGGGAGTCCTGAATAAAGAATAAATATCTCAGAGAATACCTTAAATGCCCCAATCATAGAAACTATTAAAATGAAAAATGTTGTTGGAGATAATAAAGGCCATGTGATATATGCAAATTTTTGCCATGTTGTTGCACCATCAACCTCTGCCGCTTCATAATAACTTTTATCTATATTTTGAAGACCGGCCAAGAAAATTATTGAATAATAACCAACCAATTTCCAAATAGATATAATCGCTATAGTTGGAATTGTCCACTTTTCATCTTTTAACCACAAAATTTTTTCCACACCAAAAAATGATAAAATATAGTTTAGTAAACCATTATCATTAAATATCCATTGCCAGACTAAAGAAACAGCAACAACACTTGTTACAAACGGAATAAAATAAATTGTTCTAAATACAACTTTACCTTTGACATCTTGATAAAATAAAAGAGCTATAATTAAAGATAAGAAAATTGTTATTGGCATCGATAATAAAACATAATAACTTGTATTCCATATAGCTTTTAGAAAATCAGCTTCTTCTTTTGCCATACTTAAATAATTCACAATTTCAGGTATTTTTATTAATTCGGTTCCAACAATATAAACACCAACGAAAAGTATTAATCTTAAAAGTAATTTATCAGGTGTTCCTTCTATTTTTTTCATTGCAGCTATTACAACATATGAAAAAGCAAGCCATAAGAAAATAATCCATTGTAATTGATAAGAAATAAAATTCCATAAAACAAAAGAAATTAATCCAATTAAAGTGTTTATAATAATTAGATTTTTAACCTTCTTATCAGAAATTCTTTTTAAATCAAGTAAAGAGTTCAATAAAAATGCCATAAAAAAGACAATGAAAAATGTTCCTAAAAAAGCAACGTTAAAAGTTAATTCAACAGGATGTTTTAACTTAAATAGTTGTATATAATTATCTAAACCAATAAACTGCGGATTAGCTTGATTTTTAAAATCCCATTTAAAAAAACTTAAAACAAATGAATAGATAATAGGCCAAAAAACAAAAATCGATAATATAATCATAGATGGTAAAATATACAAATACGCCGTTAAACTTTCTCTTGTGCGTCTCCATGCATGTGGAGAAAGAAAGTATTTAGATACTTTCATCAAGATTGCTAATAAAATAGCAATGCTCGCACCTATCATAGGAATAAGAATCTCAGCT
It includes:
- a CDS encoding carbohydrate ABC transporter permease → MKVSKYFLSPHAWRRTRESLTAYLYILPSMIILSIFVFWPIIYSFVLSFFKWDFKNQANPQFIGLDNYIQLFKLKHPVELTFNVAFLGTFFIVFFMAFLLNSLLDLKRISDKKVKNLIIINTLIGLISFVLWNFISYQLQWIIFLWLAFSYVVIAAMKKIEGTPDKLLLRLILFVGVYIVGTELIKIPEIVNYLSMAKEEADFLKAIWNTSYYVLLSMPITIFLSLIIALLFYQDVKGKVVFRTIYFIPFVTSVVAVSLVWQWIFNDNGLLNYILSFFGVEKILWLKDEKWTIPTIAIISIWKLVGYYSIIFLAGLQNIDKSYYEAAEVDGATTWQKFAYITWPLLSPTTFFILIVSMIGAFKVFSEIFILYSGLPGPYNNSGLTVVYYVFEKFYGEQRMGQASAAAYVLFGIILIFTFIQFVAGKKRVHYDS